In Platichthys flesus chromosome 6, fPlaFle2.1, whole genome shotgun sequence, the genomic stretch GGGTCTTAATGTCTCAGGTAGAACATTTTGTTAAATGCACAGccttaaaatcaaataataaaaacagctgaTTCGTCAGACTGCAGTGCCATCTGGGTTTATTCATAAATATTCTCTTTTGTGCCTAATGTCAAGTgaatcacacacaagcacaaatgaTCTGTACAATCTGAAGCCCTGCTATGCATCCTGCCTTTAAGCTACACAAAGAAGGGATTCATTTCACTTCTGttgatattacattttttggtttATTTGCTTATATCTGCAACTCACAATTGTTTTTATCATCACTTTAGCTACAGATTTTGGCAATTCATTATTCACTGTAAGTGTTATAATACAATGGAAATTCCAGATACATCTCCAAAGCCCTGGGTGATAGCTTTAAATGTTGACGCATTTGTCTGACTGAAATCTtgaaatattgaatttaaagaTACTCACAAAGAAGAGGATGGAAAAAGAGtcagactttaaaaaacaattaaaagcaaAATAATTCAATAAGTAATTTAACCTTCAAGATTTAACTGCTTTTATTGGCCAATTTATAAATCATATCTCTAGCAGGTAATGACGAGTATATGTCTGGTTAAGCGTGTTGTACTGTGTTAAATTAAAGGCAGGTAAAGAAAACTTAACTATAATGAACTTTTAGTAAAGCACACAATAATGAGTATCTATGTGCCCTGGTAGAGAAATGACGATTGCACTCACAGTAGCACTGttgcacacaaacccacaagCAGTTACTATGAAAACAAGCActttatacatattttaatcGCTGCTTCTTTTCATGCGTGTCTCGTGTATCTTTTGCATGATCTATTGGTAAATGTGTATTTGCCTGTGGTAAACAGCTCCTGATGCAATTTGCAAAGCACCGCCTTGAACACTGTTTGCATTCCACAGCTCCATGCACCACACTCACTCTCCACTGACAACCTCCACCATCACAATGAGCTGCAGCGTGTTGATCAATTCATTCTCATAGTTTCCCTGAAGATAACTGAATGAAGCGCAGTAACTTCCCGGCGGGAAACACCTGACAAGAGAAGCCATTCGAACCATTTCCTCGAGGTTTGAACTGCTGCAGGTTGCACAAAGTGGGATCGGTCAGTGAACTGTGGGAGTGTTCAAGACGCAAAACGCTGCAAACTTCATTCAACCCTCTGTTTCTGGGAATATTAGTGCAAACAAAAAGTCACGAGTGTCAATACAACCCACGTCAAGCCAAGCTGTGACATTTTAAGTCTGACGGGCACATCCGCGTGtatcatgttgtgtttgttttgatgggAAATGCAGTTTTCGCTCGGATGCTAGCTCTTGCTAGCAAACGTCGATCCGTGCACCGATGGGCATCGGCGGCTCTGAGCAACAAAAGAGCGGGGAGCGCCCGAGCTGCAGATCTGCGCCTCATCcaaagcacaacaacaacaacaacacgctGCAGCACAGACGTGGCGCCAGCTCGGGAGAAACTGCGCCGGCCCGTTGCACACATCTAAGTTAGAAAGTTGCCGTAGTGCACCGAGCAAAAATGTCGGCGGCGGAAAAAATTAACCCCTTCCTGCCCGTCGCCATGCGAGGTGGTGCAACATCAGCGTTAAAAGCAATGAAACCGGGGTAAACACGCCACGTGTGTGGCTTCTGTGCTGGTGTGGTGCAGTACACTTGTTTACAGGAGCCCTAAACACGATATTAGGGCCAAAGCGGAGTTATATTCTTTCTACATTTCCCCTTTAATTGCTCGGACCAGTTTATCCTTACCAGCTTCACGTTAGCGGTGGATCCCCGACAGAAGAGCGGGGACGGGACCACAATGCACTGCGGCCAGAAACGGGCGTCTTCAGAGAAAGCCTGACGAGAATTCAGACATATTCGCCCGCAATGTCGGGACCGGACGGTAAAAAATTAGAACTATCACAAACATCGACCGAGCTCTGGATGGATGAGTTGTCGAGTCCTCCTTAACAGTCACGAAAAAGATTTTTGGTTGACAATACAAAGAGGAAAGTGACGAGCTCTCAAAGGGTCCTCCGCCTGAGCTATGGCTGCTTCGACATCCCCTTTAACGAGCTGTGGAGTCTGGCAACAAAATCTCTACAATGGAGTGTACCTTTAATTTACTGTTTTCCCTCCAAATCTACGACCCGAGCGAGCACACGACAGCCCTGCCTGGTTggaatatataaacatattcatTGATCCATAATCTTTCACTTTGCACTATCCCTCCCCTGGTGCTCATAGTATTAgttatattaaatgtttgtttcctatgtttatattttttatatttatacctgCACAAATACCACACAGCAAATCCCTTGTATGTGTTAACCTGCTTGGCAATAAGAAGGtcagaaaaaaattattcttATGAACATATATTTTAATCATCCCATcgaaataaataatttcaaattgttaatttatttttttactataaACTTAATTTCCTTATTATAAGTCAAACCTCTGCAGGAAGGAATCAATTATACTTTCAGGTGttcaacagaaaaacacagttgtGAAGAAACAATATTCATTGATGGAAACAACCATTCATTTTAATGTGCACTGCAATTTCATTTGCAAGGGGGGAAATACAGTATTTCCATCCCGAGAGTTACAACAAGTTAAAAGAAACATTATTTTatagagtttttttattttcagctcacatcaaatatttacttttcaatGTAATGTTTGAACTTAAGGCTGATGCTGCACTGCACATTACACCCATTGAAGTACATGTCACTTTAAAGGCTTAATCCACAATCGGCAACATCCCATAAAACGTAATTTGTGCAAAATATATGAATTGCAGTACTTTGTCCCATTTCAGGCTTTTGAGTTAGTAGACTAAATATCGTATGAGCTACAGGCGAGTGGGCTTTTATAGCTGTCGCCCTAAGTTACTTCTGAACTTGAAAATAACCTGACATTTCTTCTACCACTGTATCATCTGCTGGTTTAGAATCCCAGATCCAAGTGGTTTACGCcatgtcaaataaaaagtctgaaggaccacaagtgtgtgtgtgtgtgagagggagggacTTCCTCTACACGTGGTCCTGTTTTCCCCTCTACATCCAAAACACAGCAGTTaactgcaaaagaaaaatcagAATATGATGAATGATCAAGTTAGAGAAGTAATGATGACTATCAGGAAATCTTCTGCAGCCCTCATATCAACCTGTCATGTTCACCACTGTCCCATTCACACTTGCAGGTTTGCTGTAGTCATAGCCTGTAAAGAAACACAATATACAAATGAAATACCAGAACAGcctctatgtgtttgtgtgacaatGTATAAGCAACACATCTGGTGTTTTATTACAGGTCTCATTGCCTTTTTGAAAGGTTAACTGAGAAGGGCCTTTCTGACGTGAACAGTGCACTAGAGAAGTAAAAGAAGGGATATGGTGCATGGTGTGAAGATAATTAGCTGACATTTTGAGAAGCTGCGTGAGTATGTCAAATGTCACAGTGACGCGTGACAAAGACATATGAGCCAATAAGCAGGCCAGCAACATCAGTTTCCGTGTGATGTCATGGCAAAGTGGGGAGAGGTAAAGACGCTGTGGGCTCAAAGGAGGCCTGGTAGAAAGATGGAGTAAGATGAAGTGAGGGGAAAGGTGGAGACCATAGCTTGTCAGCTACACAAAAGGGAAGTCGAAATGTCTATCTGGTGACTGGCTGaaatataggtcataaaccccccCTACTCCATGTTGGTACATGGACCTAATATAGTAATGTCAcaagttcttatcacactgatgtttgcttgtgtttatatttccaCTATGTTTGGTTTTGTCTGAGCTCCCTACCCCGATCACCAGATGGTGGCTTTCATATCTGGAATATTTTTGTGGTGAgggggagaaagtggagatgcATCATCCGTCTGTACATACAGTCAATTGGTGCAGGCAAGGAAAGATGAATGTATAcaagtaaataaatgtgtccctgtgtgtgtgtgtctcatacTTGTAGAAGGTCCATTTAAGACTTCTTCTGCAGCATCTGAGGAGTCAAAGGGACATCACAACTTACCTGACACATTCACAGAACACAGTAACCGTATTACTTAATGATAACTATTTGCTTAAGTCAAATCTCAGAAAACTGTTTGCGTGATAATATAAGATTAAAGAAGTAGAAATATGACGCCAGaccaaatatgaaaataaagtatTACAAGAAAAGCCTTGCAGGCAGTACCTCTTTTCAGCCTCCTCCTGGCGAGTTTGATCTGATCTTGAAGGATCTGAACCCAGTCCCGAGGCCCGGGCAACTTCTCTATTCGGTGTTCGGTGCAGTATTTCTCTGTAAAGACTGAACACAGTTTACACAACTTTATTAACGTTTCCTTGCTTTGTCGTGATTGGTGTACACTGCTACGAAGCCTATGGTACTTTTCTCTTGCCTACCTTTAATGGCACCTACAATGTTCTGGTCCAAGCCCTTACGATTGTCATTGAGTCCTCTCTTCCTTTTACCATTAGGCAGGGAGTTGGCCAGGGTAGTATCATCAAAGAAGGCACACACCTAAACATGTAATCACACAATGGTAAGACATTGCGGAGCCTTTAGTTAACTCAAGTTATTATCAAAGTGTATTAGAAACAATTACAAATgattgttaaaaaaagaaatatccagtggttttaaataaaagactcAAGAGTTTGATGTGTAATGTTGTAGAAACACACCAGTTTCCGAAACAGCAGGCTCCCAGAGCGTGTGTAGTTGACGAGGATGGAGTCCAGCTGAGCTTTTGAGATAAACACATCGTAATCCTTGGCAAGACGCACCTCAGACTGAAAAGGAATCAAACAATACACAGTATGAGACGAAAACACATCATGGGAAAGATGAACACAACttgattcatttctgtttttagagagaaaataaaaactgtccaACAGAAACCACTATCATAATAAGATCCCTAATGAGTCATAATGCTGtacattattatataaaaataaagcatGATGATGATCATACATGAAAGTTATGATGTGAGTGCGTCCAAGAGATCACAAAGGTAATGGAACAAAATCATAAGCTTGATAATGGCTTCTAAGTTTAATGATTTTAAATGGCTTAAATAAAGTCAAACATGATAAAGAGAGATTTTCTATAATAGAAAACACTATGTCTTATATCTGCATCTTCATACAAACTTGGAAGAACATTAACCACGTGACATTTTTATggggttggagatatatgttagaAAAGAGTATCAGTATATTTTGTAAGTTTTATGAAGGAAACACATTAATTTAAACCACAGACTAACTTCAAAATGCATAAGTACTGTTTCAGTGGGAAATAGTGTAATACACTCACACAAGTATAAATCACTGCTACAAGCTAGTCACAGAAACTGCACAGCACATACACATTCACTTACACTAACATGCAGTTTACCTCTGATGACTGAGGTTCCCTTAACTGGTTCAGGAGAGGACTCTGTGAGTTGTTAAAAGCCACTGGATTGTTCCGAGGTGGCAgcacagaaacctcagaggaGACTGGATGTCTGTTGGCTGCCGATTCGTCCCGCTGGTTCTCTGATTCTTGCCTCTTTCCAGATTCTGCAAGTGCAGCTATAAGTGGCGAGGCCTCCAGAGGGCTAAGAGCAGCTCTCCTGGTACTAGACACACTCAGCGGTGCCACTTTATAGATTGGCCTCCTCTTGCGTGGCCTGCGGCGAGGAGCAGGTCCTGGACCGAGACGAGGTTGGCATGGTGATGCTGTCTGTTCCTGCCTTTCCAGCGTGGCTacaaaaagacagacacacactccattCTCTCTCCCACCGTGTGTTAGTATTTGTGTTTAACCACTGACCTTTTTGTGCCTGCATCAGCCTCCGCATGGCACGCAGCTCCTGCAGGATGGCCTGCAAGGTGCCCTTACAGTTACACAGGCAGCAGGGGGCCTCTGACGCAGCAGGTGGTACCACATCTGCTGGAAAATCAGTAGTGCTTTAATGCCATATCTCTGAAGACAGcgtgtacactgtgtgtgtatgcatctCTTTTCGATCCATTTGCCAAGAACACTCCTAAGTGTCTGcttcacactcaaacacacacaacaaaacacttcaACACTAGAGAGGATCTCCTTTCTGTTTCATtaaattttttttccatctcctcttcACACATGCTCGGGTACTCTACCGTTatcctcattcactttgatgCCATCCTTTGTGTGGTTGAGGATCCTCAGGGCCTTGGAGCGTGTGCTGTACTGGGAACAGCCTGGATCGCCGGGGATGGGAGTAGATATGGTTGAAGTCGTTGCAGGCCCCATGTCCGCTGCAGAGCTCCAGCTGTTGCTCTGGTGGTCCTCTGATACAAGAGGCAAAGATGCAGGTTGATGTAGCCAGGCCCGACAGTCTGCCTCCGGGGGCTCCGTCACTGAGCTGTCCTGCTCTGCTCCCACACGGTGATAGGCCCTGCTGCTCTTATCACTCAGGAGCTGCATCATTCCTGTGATTTGCCTCTTTATCTCCATGCCTTCATCCCCCAGCCAAACTACTTTGAGAGAGAAGAGTGTCAGTCAAAATAGGGAGATCCATTATGTTATATCAAAAGATGAATCCTTGCAGTGACACATACCTTCAGGCACAGCAGCCACCTTAGGCTCCACATTGGGATCCTTATAGCTGGGATTCATCACACATGAAGCGTCATCATCTGCATGTAAAACAGCAAGGTTTTGTCAAGAAAATGGGGTATTCCACTTACAAGGCACGGTTTCACAACAGACAGTGTTAGACGGTCACTCAGGACATTACATACCCCAACAAATCCAACCGCCTCCACGAACTACAaagccttttttatattttgtgtatttagcAATAGTTTTGTGCTGGTCTTCAATTAGcccatatctatctatctatctatctatctatctatctatctatctatctatctatctatctatctatctatctatgaatcaatctatctatctatctatctatctctctatctatctatctgtttatctatctatctatctatctataacaAGAATTAGATATTTTAGTTGATGATTGCAGGAATGGTGCATGTTTGCCTTTTGTTTTGCGTGTTTATGATGAGGGTTGTGCAGACTAGCAGGGATTGTGAGTCAATGaggcagacccccccccctcccatcccaTGCAGAAACCACCACCTGTAGGTGGTATGAAGAAGTGTAGTCAGAGCCTGGTCAGAGAGGTGGTATGGCGAAGTGTAGTCAGAGCCTGGTCAGAGAGGTGGCCTACAGCTTACAGCTTCAGCAGAAAGTGAACAATCAAAGGCTGCATGTAGCATGCCCAGAATGCATGCGCAACATGTTTACATATGTTGCACCGTTCGTCTCCTTAATTAGATCTTATTGTCAGGAGCTATAATGAGTCAGATAttgtttcaaatgtaaaatgtgaatcATTCGCTGTTTGTTTAAAATCGATGCAGGCATTGTCGTGGCCGTTGCTTTTGTTTACAGTGTCGCCTCTGCATGGCACACGGCGCCAGACAAACATCCAGACACAGACGCGCGTCTCCGCACGGTCCTGCATCCATTCATCCAGCAGCCTACCTTCATCCGTGACCAGTTTGAAGCTCCGAgacttccttctcctcttcctctccccaaACTCCATCTTCAGAAGGATTTGTTCAGTGAAGTAGCGCAGTAGGGGGAAAATCAGAGAGCAGGATTCAGATTCAGTTAGCAGGACACAGTCAGTGTCCGTCTGCCTTATTGATCACTTCTATTCCTCCTCAGGCTGAGCTATACACAGACGCTGTCATCCGCACATTTGCACCGTGCTGTGGTTCCATTCATCTGATAACCGCTGCTGAGTAAGATCTGCTCCCGTCTCCGGCGTGATGCTGGTTCCTCCCTTGCGCcatgtaaataaattaatgacTTTAATATTAAAAGATCGTCACATATCCCTTTGCGCCACCTGATGGTAACGTTGTCGTCTGAAAGGTCGAGTCAGACACTGTGGAGTCCAGACATGCAACCCAAAAAGCAACGAGAcccaacacactcacacaaacttttcttttataGAAATTCTCTATTTACTATCATGAATGTAAAATTACCAAATGATCTCATGTTTACACATTTAATGTCTGACTGAAGTGAGAAGTACACTTGAtataatactactactaattctactactactactaataataataataataatacaaactaTAACAATTGATAAGGAACAATGAGGAATATAAGGACTAAAGCCcaggacaataaaataaaaaaaggctcttttaaaaAGATATGATGAGTTGGTTGTCCAGCATTTTCTTGTTCCATttgttagaataaaaaaaaagtcctctCATAGCAGGCATGAGTCAGATGGAATAAACTCATCTTCTTATCAGCGGCAAAACTGTTCTCTCACAAGTCATGACCTCACCTCAGGCAACTGTATAGAGTAGAAAACAGGAAGTAGTACAGGCCCCAGTGAGAAACAAGTGCTGACCATTGAACTAGCTGGGGTCACTTTTCCTTATAATTTTCTTATTTCTGAAAAAGACACACTGTGGTCCATGCATGAAGTATAATTCATCTGTAGTTGTTCACAGCCTATATTACAAAATTTCACTTTAGGGGGGAATAATCTAAATTCGTCTTGATCACCTGTCTGCTTGCAGATGGCACTCTGATTCGGGTTAGGGTTGGTTTGGCTAGACAAATGGTTTAGCACAAAAttgttaaaaaaggaaaaatctggGCTCTCAAATAAAGGGTAtgtctatcacacacacacacacacacacacacagttcaatTTGAGCAGATTCAGGTCCTCGTAATGTAAAtaagaaatgtgttgtttgttgaaaacccaagacataaatatttaacttagaaaacaacacactttAGTAAGTTAATATTTGgatgaaatattttttccacttcactcataatcaaaataataacagtataTCTGATGTTATCCTTAAACAGGAGTGCTTGGTTTAAATATTAAGAgctgtaatgtgatttatgtgaaatctgttataaacaaaaataacaggtagtaacattttgttttgtcttgcgtttctttttattttgaaacataaTGTACAAAACGGAACCACTGAGGGACTCTTAGACTGAAATGCAGTATTCCGGGGTTTTGAGATGAACTTccggtgtctgtgtgtcgtCACTAGCACAGCAGCTACTGTTTGTTCCAGTGTTTTTTGTTGGAAATAGAGAACTAACCACTGACATCCCAGTTCAGACATGGATATACTGAAAGCTGAAATCGCCAGGAAGAGGAAACTCCTCGAAGAAAATCAGCTCGTTGACGTGAGTCGCTGATTCGGCCATTTGTTTGTTAGCTTGTAGCCTCGTATGCTAATTTTGAGAAGCACTAACTGTGCTCAGGAAACTCGAATTACAGTTTCCTATTCCCAAAACGTTTCTACGGAGACGAACTCTTTTGATTCCCTAAAATTAAACATGACGCGTCGCACGAATGTTAGTAGATTATCACCGAGCTGTGTTGATCATCTTTAACGTTAACTTCGGGGTAGATGGGTATAAAACTCCAATGAGGCCTTTGGGATTATACACATGTATGTAACAATATAGTCATATGTTCAATTAATTACATTAATGAACAAACGCTTTATTTTAACCAACAACACACGTGTTGCTATTGTCTTATTGAATAGATCCTTCAAGTAATCGCAATGTAGAATTGGATTAAGTTTGTGAATCCCACTCAAAAGTTTATTGGAGTCTGGAGTTTGCAAACCTAGAGTCCAGACAGTGAAACAAGAGAAGAGGTGAAGGttacaattattttataaacaCTCAAATCACTTTGAGTTATCTGTTCTGCCTCGAAGGAGACTTCTGATCAAggttattttacagaatgataTAGGGTGGCTGTCAGTGATGTAGCAGGGATTTGACCCCATCTGCTGTAGAGTGACCTGACACAAGGACAGGCTGCCAGAGTCCAGACCTTCACTCAGTAGTAATGCCTGTCAACAAGACATCATAAGAACATGGCTGAAGTGAAGCTCTTTTGAGGAATGTTGTGCAGGTCTGATCCTCAACTattgtaaacatttattttaggaTATCGCTGGCAGGGTTTGATCGGTTCCTTTAAGGGTTACTATATCTTTTCACATCCCTGTGCCGGTTTAAGGGATGTAACAAATAAATCTGTATGTTTTGTACATTATTAGATTTTTAGCATTGTATTTGTCTGTACTTCGGACTTGGATTATATTTTAGGACCAATTAATTCAGAAAACCAGGTCATTGCACAGTGGTTCACTGTTTTTTCCTTGTCACAGCATACATACAATGCCCTGAAAAAATCTAACTAATTGTCCCTCTGTCCCCAGGACTCCAAACGGTACTTCAAAAGGTCGGATCTTGCTCGCAAGGAACAAGAAGATTACTTCAAAAGATGTGGATATAAGGTTGATACCCGTCACTCTCTGTCTACTCTTACTGTCACACAAAGATGCATAAATCCCTTCAATGCCTTCGGTTCTTCAGTtcagttattatatcatatttagtCAGTCTAATACTCAGAATTAACtttttgtaaatgaaatgaaGTCAGGCAGTACTGCTCAGGTGAAAATTagtgtttgtatctgtgtttatTGTGCTGTTTTTTCCCAACCTGCCTCTGCTGCCTGCATCTGTaggttcagagagagactccCGAGAGCCAGGTAGGGCAATGCACAGTGAAATGAGCAACCAGGATGCATGAGAACGTACAGTGAGAACACACTGTGTCCCAAAAGCTTCTGCTTCCTTGGCATCCTTTTTGTAAGATCATTTGCTGAAGTCAGTGAGCCTccagaatacaaaaaaatgccTATGTCTGCTGGCTGGGCTTGTTAAACTggtcattttaaaaatgaatttaaatctatttttttttttaacttaatcaTATGTGTCACTGTTAACAGAGTCACCAAATACTTTGCTGCTCGTAGCAGGCAACAAAGAAAGGAAGCCACAAAGCCGGAGTGGGACACAGCCAGGATGTGGATTTCAGCATGGGATTTTAAATggatattaaaaatatatttctgttgTCAAATTGCGTCTCTTTTTTTGCACATAATCTGGGACAGCAGCTTCAGTAGCTCTAATATGTTGGCCAACTTTGAGTTTCCATGGTTTTTGTTTCACTAGTTTGCATTGCATTGTAACAGTCGCTCTACGGAAAACTGCATTTCTGTTCCATTTTGTGCAAGACCTAAGACGCTCATGCTGGATGCTGCGTTTGTTGGAGCCAGGGCCATTGTTACTTTGGAAGGCGTCTTGTCGTCAGTTTTCTGTTGGTTCTTTTAGATTGTGTTGCTTAAGCCACAATCTAAGAGTATCAGGATGCATGGGCCTAAAATCGCATGACCTTATTGTATACTTTAAGTTTCATTGTTgccaaaaaaatactttttgccTGTTTTTTGACTTTGGGTGGTACACCAGCATTCAAGTTCCTATAAATGGATGTTATGAGGTTTATATGATATTCAACATGCCTGCTTTGATTGTTGAATTATTGTGGCTTGTCTTTATTGAAGAACTACATGTATATACagtgaaatattgttttatcaAGACACAGCAGTTGCTTTTACATATCTgagttgtatttctttcttttgcattggagcagaatgaaaaaaatcttTTGATAATACGTCAATATCCCTCCAATAACACCAGTACAtctgtttcctccatgtttccctGAAGATTGATAAGGATAAGGAGGAAGATGAGCAATTCAGCGCTGCAACCCCAGTTTCAGAAATGGAGCCATCAGAAGAGAAGCTGCCGATGACACTGTCACGACAGGAGGTGAGTAAATATGTATAATGTGACGCTTGCCTCTGAGCATTTTTTGTTCAGATTTGCATTACgtattattaaatatgtaatttgCTGTGTTTATGTAGGTAATTCGTCGGCTCAGAGAAAGAGGTGAACCAATCCGAATGTTTGCCGAGGCGGACTATGATGCCTTCCAGAGACTCAGGAAGATTGAGATTCTGACCCCAGAAGTGAACAAGGTACGGATATGGTTGGAAACCAGTGTGAGGGCAATTCCAACTGAATTCACCTCTACTTTGGAAAAGTTATATACGTTATCGTTCTATTAGCTGTCACCACAAAGAAAAATCATAAGCAGatggttttcttttgttcagAGCCATTCACGTCTCAGCAATGCAGCGGTCATGTTCAATTCAAAAATGGTTCTACTCTCCAGAATTGTGCTGATCAACACTCCTTTACTCCTTGTATTTGCTGCTTTCTTTATGTTTAGGGCTTGAGGAACGATTTGAAAACAGCCATGGACAAGATCGACCTGCAGTACCTGAATGAGGTTGTTGGAGGGACAGAGGCAGGAGAAGTGGACACACAGCATGACCTGAAAGtacatgaagaaaacaccacTATAGAAGAACTGGAggtacattacatgtcatttagctgacgcttttatccaaagcgacttactttttttttttagaacactcagcatttatgaggggccatttaggggttcagtatcttgccagggacacttaggcatgcagatgtgatagagtgggattcaaaccggcaaccttcttgttgcagagcacccgctctatcccctaggccacgctctccccatacGTTGAACAGTTAGCTGTGTCACCTGTCTGTAAATAGTTTTGTTAAAGTCAGTTCA encodes the following:
- the prpf18 gene encoding pre-mRNA-splicing factor 18 isoform X1, whose translation is MDILKAEIARKRKLLEENQLVDDSKRYFKRSDLARKEQEDYFKRCGYKVQRETPESQIDKDKEEDEQFSAATPVSEMEPSEEKLPMTLSRQEVIRRLRERGEPIRMFAEADYDAFQRLRKIEILTPEVNKGLRNDLKTAMDKIDLQYLNEVVGGTEAGEVDTQHDLKVHEENTTIEELEALGKTLGTGDDLGDQELIDKFLWFLLGVWAKDLNKREDHVKRSVQGKLASATHSQTESYLKPLFRKLRKKNLPADIKESITDIIKFMLEREYVKANDAYLQMAIGNAPWPIGVTMVGIHARTGREKIFSKHVAHVLNDETQRKYIQGLKRLMTICQKHFTTVPSKCVEYNAL
- the bend7 gene encoding BEN domain-containing protein 7; this translates as MEFGERKRRRKSRSFKLVTDEDDDASCVMNPSYKDPNVEPKVAAVPEVVWLGDEGMEIKRQITGMMQLLSDKSSRAYHRVGAEQDSSVTEPPEADCRAWLHQPASLPLVSEDHQSNSWSSAADMGPATTSTISTPIPGDPGCSQYSTRSKALRILNHTKDGIKVNEDNDVVPPAASEAPCCLCNCKGTLQAILQELRAMRRLMQAQKATLERQEQTASPCQPRLGPGPAPRRRPRKRRPIYKVAPLSVSSTRRAALSPLEASPLIAALAESGKRQESENQRDESAANRHPVSSEVSVLPPRNNPVAFNNSQSPLLNQLREPQSSESEVRLAKDYDVFISKAQLDSILVNYTRSGSLLFRKLVCAFFDDTTLANSLPNGKRKRGLNDNRKGLDQNIVGAIKVFTEKYCTEHRIEKLPGPRDWVQILQDQIKLARRRLKRDAAEEVLNGPSTSYDYSKPASVNGTVVNMTG